The Bacteroidales bacterium genome includes a region encoding these proteins:
- a CDS encoding Ryanodine receptor Ryr: MEKNNYTPQPIDTSDIRLSEELNELIEKMAKNVHEVWAQSRIEQGWRYGEKRNDTLKTHPCLVPYEELPEIEKAYDRDTALGTLKLICKLGFKISK; encoded by the coding sequence ATGGAGAAGAATAATTACACACCTCAACCAATTGATACAAGCGACATTAGGTTATCGGAAGAATTAAATGAGTTAATTGAGAAAATGGCAAAGAATGTGCACGAAGTATGGGCTCAGAGTCGTATTGAACAAGGATGGAGATATGGTGAAAAACGTAATGATACCCTAAAAACTCACCCATGTTTAGTTCCATACGAGGAGTTACCTGAGATTGAGAAAGCATACGATAGGGATACTGCTTTAGGTACTCTAAAATTAATATGTAAATTAGGGTTTAAGATAAGTAAATAA